In one Amaranthus tricolor cultivar Red isolate AtriRed21 chromosome 8, ASM2621246v1, whole genome shotgun sequence genomic region, the following are encoded:
- the LOC130820789 gene encoding uncharacterized protein LOC130820789 — protein sequence MLTTVEIDGNNEIFLLAYGIVDTESIESWTYFFRNLRCLFAQYESQKDDWTFISDRMRGIESALFEVFPRATRRICCQHLFSNCKAAGWSGAAFHKMFWIAANAYNEYVFEKAMSKIKEFDAEAYDYLKNVEEQWSVHMFDKTVCCDHNTTNFIESFNAITKANRDMPVWTLLEDVRN from the exons ATGCTTACTACAGTTGAAATAGATGGGAATAATGAGATCTTTTTGTTAGCCTATGGGATTGTTGACACAGAGAGCATAGAATCCTGGACTTATTTTTTCAGAAACTTGAGGTGCTTGTTTGCTCAGTATGAATCTCAAAAGGATGACTGGACTTTTATCAGTGACAGGATGAGG GGGATTGAATCAGCATTGTTTGAGGTGTTCCCAAGAGCTACAAGGAGAATATGCTGCCAGCATTTGTTCTCAAATTGCAAGGCTGCAGGATGGAGTGGGGCAGCATTTCATAAGATGTTTTGGATTGCGGCAAATGCCTACAATGAGTACGTTTTTGAAAAAGCTATGTCCAAGATAAAAGAGTTTGATGcagaagcatatgactatctcaaAAATGTAGAAGAGCAGTGGAGTGTGCACATGTTTGACAAGACAGTTTGTTGTGATCATAACACAACAAACTTCATAGAGTCATTCAATGCAATAACAAAGGCCAACAGGGACATGCCTGTGTGGACACTGCTGGAAG ATGTCAGGAATTAG
- the LOC130820879 gene encoding uncharacterized protein LOC130820879: MEPNDLTKHAKGVLATRTDDSRFCHVIAACGGEFEVRDGHVKFPVTLGNMTCGCGKWQGSGIPCKHGLRDIYNQRLDPRDFVSPFYKGAAYKLTYVDHIHPMADPTHLPSLDVLEIAPPQGKRNAGRPPKQRRRAAHEAKKRKEA, encoded by the coding sequence ATGGAACCTAATGATCTAACAAAGCATGCAAAGGGGGTGCTGGCGACTAGGACTGATGATTCTAGGTTCTGCCATGTCATTGCAGCTTGTGGTGGAGAGTTTGAGGTGAGGGATGGCCATGTCAAGTTCCCTGTCACCcttggaaatatgacttgtgGGTGTGGGAAATGGCAAGGATCAGGGATCCCTTGCAAGCATGGGTTAAGGGACATTTACAACCAGAGACTTGATCCTAGGGACTTTGTCTCCCCTTTCTACAAGGGGGCTGCTTACAAACTCACTTATGTAGACCACATCCACCCCATGGCTGATCCAACTCACTTGCCTTCACTAGATGTGCTAGAAATTGCACCACCCCAAGGGAAAAGAAATGCTGGCAGACCACCTAAGCAAAGGAGAAGAGCTGCTCATGAagcaaaaaaaaggaaagaggcaTAA
- the LOC130820881 gene encoding uncharacterized protein LOC130820881, with amino-acid sequence MAPIEAFYGCRCRSPIYWDDFTEAVTLGPELLFQMAEKVRLIRDRLKAAQDCQKSYADLKRQPDEFTVGEWVLLHVSPMRGVVRFGAYGKLSPRFIGPYEILERVGKVAYRLALPNSLEKVHDVLHVSQLKRYHAAASHVLDPEPLDLDTSLSYSEKPVRTFDTKVRSTRRKDISMVKVLWSNHEREAATWETEDSMREKYPHFF; translated from the coding sequence ATGGCTCCAATCGAGGCTTTTTATGGATGTCGTTGTCGCAGTCCAAtttattgggatgatttcaCCGAAGCAGTGACCTTGGGGCCTGAATTGTTGTTCCAGATGGCTGAGAAAGTCAGGttgataagggatcgtttgaaagcggcacaggatTGTCAAAAGTCTTATGCTGATTTGAAGCGACAACCAGACGAGTTCACCGTGGGCGAATGGGTATTACTTCACGTGTCACCTATGCGTGGAGTAGTACGTTTTGGGGCTTATGGGAAGTTGAGCCCTCGTTTCATAGGGCCGTATGAaattttggaacgtgtgggtaaagtgGCGTATCGGTTAGCGCTTCCAAACTCTTTAGAAAAGGTACATGATGTACTTCATGTGTCGCAGTTAAAGCGATATCATGCCGCAGCCTCTCATGTCTTAGATCCCgaacctttagatttggataCATCCTTGTCTTACTCTGAGAAACCGGTTAGAACCTTTGACACAAAGGTCCGTAGTACACGACGGAAGGATATATCTATGGTAAAAGTTCtatggtcaaatcacgagcgtgaagcggcCACATGGGAAACGGAAgactctatgcgagaaaagtaccctcatTTCTTTTAG